From the genome of Chloroflexota bacterium, one region includes:
- a CDS encoding CehA/McbA family metallohydrolase, which translates to MTSDEHAGDPFAVEGRWYRGNLHTHSTNSDGRKSPEDAVNWYRDNGYDFMALTDHNVLSDTSALCTDDFITIPGMEMHGPDPWLGTRYHIVGLGMHSFDRGDETLGPQEAIDRVNADGGLAILGHPYWLGQTAADMSELEGFAGMEVFNSICDRNRAKGFSSVHWDDYGDTLGITWGFATDDTHWMLNEEGRGWVMVRTTDFSQRGLLEAMRAGHFYASMGPELHDVQISATHVTVRCSPARRVSLITARAGGDSRHVDGGELLTDVNLERRESPAYPERYLRVEVEDAEGRIAWSNPRPA; encoded by the coding sequence ATGACATCTGACGAGCACGCGGGCGACCCCTTCGCGGTCGAGGGCCGCTGGTATCGCGGCAACTTGCACACGCACTCCACCAACTCCGACGGGCGGAAGTCTCCCGAAGACGCGGTGAACTGGTACCGCGACAACGGCTACGACTTCATGGCCCTCACCGACCACAACGTGCTCAGCGACACCTCGGCGCTGTGCACCGACGACTTCATCACCATTCCCGGCATGGAGATGCACGGCCCCGACCCGTGGCTCGGGACGCGGTATCACATCGTCGGCCTCGGCATGCACAGCTTCGACCGCGGCGACGAAACCTTGGGCCCGCAGGAGGCTATCGACCGCGTCAACGCCGACGGGGGCCTGGCGATCCTGGGGCATCCCTACTGGCTCGGCCAGACCGCCGCCGACATGAGCGAGTTGGAGGGCTTCGCGGGCATGGAGGTCTTCAACTCCATCTGCGACCGCAACCGGGCCAAGGGTTTTTCGTCGGTCCATTGGGACGACTACGGCGACACGCTGGGCATCACCTGGGGCTTCGCCACCGACGACACGCACTGGATGCTCAATGAGGAGGGCCGCGGCTGGGTGATGGTGCGCACCACTGACTTCAGCCAGCGCGGCCTGCTGGAAGCCATGCGCGCGGGGCACTTCTACGCGTCGATGGGCCCGGAGCTCCACGACGTGCAGATCAGCGCCACCCATGTGACGGTTCGCTGCTCGCCGGCGCGGCGCGTGTCCCTTATCACCGCCCGGGCGGGCGGAGACAGCCGTCACGTCGACGGCGGCGAACTGCTCACCGACGTCAACCTCGAGCGGCGCGAGTCGCCGGCGTATCCCGAGCGCTACCTCCGCGTCGAGGTCGAGGACGCCGAGGGCCGCATCGCCTGGTCGAACCCGCGCCCGGCCTGA
- a CDS encoding DUF2723 domain-containing protein, translating to MSAAHRIRAASAAVAARPHIQFWLPIVVLAGLALPFYWLSAVPYVNGGDEGEFQTLGYLGGIAHPPSYPLLTAAVFLGSHALSFLEPAHAANVVNGTFAALATVLLFVVARDVTGSWVAALGAAIVFGTGFRVWTLGVQAESFSLQMVLMLAVAASLRAFQRRPSPVRLAAVALATGLSFTNHALSLFMLPFTLAYVLARRPWRRPRPREAALAAGAFLIGLTPWIYLLRARWTPVAFREPETERLLGFRDIWDHAFSSTAAPGGTSIARSLFVTPGEHLGPRWQEFTADVLREFGWVWVVAIIAGFFVVAARDWRFAGWTLGTAALTGLFTFIYTIPDYDHYFAVVYVILGIWLAGGLALLLAAAPAALRRLRLARFVRPAVWVVSLALLAGVAARAGVQMTGDAWRNISGITGHAKVLTEHARAQIRHMVPNSVYMSTWPSSWHHRYALFVDDFGADKNIQVQVSGLKTMGIDRAEEILLSGRSLYLQASTPDYEREFAVVKEGAFFQVFIAAHVSDGDLIKDSDDRIYLVSDGERRWIPNLDIFTAHGFAWNRVRKLDARDIERLPEGLPLAMPEPRAPPTPQAQCPPTCVMQN from the coding sequence ATGAGCGCTGCGCACCGGATTAGGGCGGCCTCTGCGGCCGTCGCCGCCCGGCCGCACATTCAGTTTTGGCTGCCGATCGTGGTGCTGGCCGGGCTGGCGTTGCCGTTTTACTGGCTGAGCGCGGTGCCGTATGTGAACGGCGGCGACGAAGGCGAGTTTCAGACGCTGGGGTATCTGGGCGGCATCGCCCACCCGCCATCGTATCCGCTGCTCACAGCCGCGGTATTCCTCGGGTCCCACGCCTTGAGCTTCCTGGAACCAGCCCACGCGGCCAACGTCGTGAATGGGACGTTCGCCGCGCTGGCCACGGTCTTGCTGTTCGTCGTGGCCCGGGACGTCACCGGCTCGTGGGTGGCCGCGCTCGGAGCGGCGATCGTCTTCGGCACCGGGTTCCGCGTCTGGACACTCGGGGTTCAAGCGGAGAGCTTCAGCTTGCAGATGGTGCTCATGCTGGCGGTGGCCGCTTCGCTGCGCGCCTTCCAGCGGCGCCCATCGCCGGTGCGGTTGGCGGCGGTGGCCCTGGCCACCGGCCTGTCGTTCACCAATCACGCGCTCAGCTTGTTCATGCTGCCCTTTACGCTTGCGTACGTCCTGGCGCGGCGGCCGTGGCGCCGGCCGCGGCCACGCGAAGCGGCGCTGGCGGCCGGCGCGTTCCTGATCGGCCTGACTCCCTGGATCTATCTGCTGCGCGCCCGCTGGACCCCAGTGGCGTTCAGAGAGCCCGAGACGGAGCGGCTGCTCGGGTTTCGCGATATCTGGGACCACGCGTTCTCCTCTACGGCCGCGCCGGGCGGCACCAGCATTGCGCGCAGCCTCTTCGTCACACCCGGCGAGCACCTGGGGCCCCGCTGGCAAGAGTTCACCGCCGACGTGCTGCGCGAGTTTGGGTGGGTCTGGGTCGTGGCGATCATTGCGGGCTTCTTCGTCGTTGCCGCGCGAGATTGGCGATTCGCGGGATGGACCCTGGGCACCGCCGCTTTAACCGGGCTGTTCACGTTCATTTACACGATTCCGGACTATGACCACTACTTCGCCGTGGTCTACGTCATTCTTGGGATCTGGCTGGCGGGGGGCTTGGCACTCCTCCTCGCGGCGGCGCCAGCAGCGCTCCGTCGACTGCGGCTCGCTCGATTTGTACGACCGGCGGTGTGGGTGGTGTCGTTGGCGCTGCTGGCCGGGGTTGCGGCGCGCGCCGGTGTGCAGATGACCGGGGATGCGTGGCGCAACATCAGCGGCATTACGGGGCACGCCAAGGTCCTGACCGAGCACGCGCGGGCGCAGATCCGACACATGGTGCCGAACAGCGTGTACATGAGCACCTGGCCGTCCTCGTGGCATCACCGGTATGCGCTGTTTGTCGACGATTTCGGTGCGGACAAGAACATTCAGGTTCAGGTGTCAGGGCTGAAAACGATGGGAATCGACCGAGCGGAAGAGATCCTGCTGAGCGGTCGCAGCCTGTATCTCCAGGCAAGCACGCCGGACTACGAGCGGGAGTTCGCCGTCGTGAAGGAGGGGGCCTTCTTTCAGGTCTTCATCGCCGCTCACGTGAGCGACGGCGACTTGATCAAGGACAGTGACGACCGCATATACCTGGTCTCAGACGGCGAACGTCGGTGGATTCCCAACCTGGATATCTTCACCGCGCACGGGTTTGCCTGGAACCGGGTGCGCAAGCTCGACGCCCGGGACATCGAGCGGTTGCCCGAAGGATTGCCCCTGGCGATGCCCGAGCCGCGCGCCCCACCGACGCCCCAGGCCCAGTGCCCGCCAACGTGCGTGATGCAGAACTGA
- a CDS encoding sugar phosphate nucleotidyltransferase: protein MKGVILAGGTGSRLDPLTRVTNKQLLPVFDKPMIYYPIETLVNAGVTEILIVTSGSSAGDFLQLLGNGREFGIDHLGYTYQDGAGGIAEAIGLAEPFVGRDRMLVILGDNIIGGNIVQAARRFEAQPSGAKVLLTEVENPQAYGVAELDGDRIVQFIEKPERPPSNLAVTGIYFYDENAFDLVRQLDRSARGELEVTDLNNAYLARGEMTHDLLEGYWADCGESIEHYLQACNLVAEQGANRTDLSASNPVPSPSGRGVG from the coding sequence ATGAAGGGCGTGATTCTGGCCGGCGGCACGGGATCGCGTCTGGACCCCCTGACGCGCGTGACGAACAAGCAACTGCTACCCGTCTTCGACAAGCCGATGATCTACTACCCCATTGAGACGCTGGTGAACGCCGGAGTGACCGAGATCCTGATCGTGACCAGCGGCTCGAGCGCCGGGGACTTTCTGCAACTCTTGGGCAACGGCCGCGAGTTCGGCATCGACCACCTCGGCTACACCTACCAGGATGGCGCGGGGGGCATCGCGGAAGCCATTGGCCTGGCCGAGCCGTTCGTGGGCCGCGACCGCATGCTGGTGATCCTGGGCGACAACATCATCGGCGGGAACATCGTGCAGGCCGCGCGCCGGTTCGAGGCCCAGCCGTCGGGGGCCAAGGTGCTGCTCACCGAGGTGGAGAATCCCCAGGCCTACGGCGTGGCGGAGCTGGACGGCGACCGCATCGTGCAGTTCATCGAAAAGCCCGAGCGCCCGCCCTCGAACCTGGCGGTGACGGGCATCTACTTCTACGACGAGAACGCCTTCGACCTGGTGCGGCAACTCGACCGGTCGGCACGCGGCGAGCTGGAGGTCACGGACCTCAACAATGCCTACCTGGCGCGCGGCGAGATGACCCACGACCTGCTGGAGGGCTACTGGGCCGACTGCGGCGAGTCTATCGAGCACTACCTGCAGGCGTGCAACCTTGTGGCCGAACAAGGCGCCAACCGGACCGACCTCAGCGCGTCGAATCCGGTCCCCTCTCCCTCTGGGAGAGGGGTAGGGTGA
- a CDS encoding isoprenylcysteine carboxylmethyltransferase family protein yields the protein MKLFLKVALFTVVVPGSVAVLVPFLLGGDRTVAGGAWLGLAVCLFTIGISIYLRAVWDFAMIGKGTPAPIDAPKRLVVRGIYRYSRNPLYVAMLIIVAGWAALFATAVPLAYAAGLFILHSLVVRFHEEPHLAREFGDEYTAYTQQVGRWLPRLRRR from the coding sequence ATGAAGCTCTTCCTCAAGGTCGCGCTGTTCACGGTGGTGGTGCCGGGATCGGTTGCGGTGCTCGTCCCGTTCCTTCTCGGCGGTGACCGAACCGTCGCCGGCGGGGCGTGGCTTGGGCTGGCCGTATGCCTCTTCACGATCGGCATCTCGATCTACCTGCGCGCCGTGTGGGACTTCGCCATGATTGGAAAAGGAACCCCCGCGCCAATAGATGCGCCGAAACGGCTCGTCGTCCGCGGCATCTACCGCTACTCGCGCAACCCCTTGTACGTCGCCATGCTAATCATCGTTGCCGGGTGGGCCGCGCTCTTCGCAACGGCCGTACCGCTGGCTTATGCCGCAGGCCTCTTCATCCTGCACTCCCTAGTCGTTCGCTTCCACGAGGAGCCCCACCTCGCCCGCGAATTCGGCGATGAGTACACGGCCTACACGCAGCAGGTCGGCCGTTGGCTCCCTCGCCTGCGGCGTCGGTAG
- the tpiA gene encoding triose-phosphate isomerase has protein sequence MRVPPARRPLVAGNWKMHTTPRSGVELARAIVRAGPPDGVDLVLCPPAIAVTDVARAVVGTSVRVGAQNMHWLDSGAFTGEISAPMLAGVADVVIVGHSERRADFGETDEMVNRKLRAALAAGLTPIVCVGETEFVRDAGGARALITAQVQAALDGIDSRAAEPLVLAYEPVWAIGTGRTATPAQAAEAIGWAREALSQALDAAAAQRTRILYGGSVSPGNARELLAQDGVDGALVGGASLKADDFIAIARSAVS, from the coding sequence GTGAGGGTTCCGCCCGCCCGCCGCCCCCTCGTGGCCGGGAATTGGAAGATGCACACGACGCCGCGATCGGGCGTTGAGCTGGCCCGCGCCATTGTCCGGGCCGGACCGCCCGATGGGGTCGACCTGGTGCTCTGCCCGCCCGCGATCGCCGTGACCGACGTGGCGCGCGCGGTGGTGGGCACGTCAGTGCGGGTGGGCGCGCAGAACATGCATTGGCTCGATAGCGGGGCGTTTACCGGCGAAATCTCGGCCCCGATGCTGGCCGGCGTGGCGGACGTGGTGATCGTGGGCCACTCGGAGCGGCGCGCCGATTTCGGCGAGACCGACGAGATGGTGAATCGCAAGCTGCGGGCGGCCCTGGCCGCCGGCCTCACGCCGATCGTCTGCGTGGGCGAGACCGAGTTCGTCCGAGATGCCGGCGGGGCGCGGGCGCTGATCACCGCGCAAGTTCAGGCGGCCCTCGACGGGATCGATTCCCGAGCCGCCGAGCCGCTGGTGCTGGCCTACGAGCCGGTGTGGGCCATCGGCACGGGGCGCACGGCGACTCCCGCGCAGGCCGCGGAGGCCATCGGCTGGGCGCGCGAGGCGCTGAGCCAGGCGCTGGACGCCGCGGCGGCCCAGCGCACGCGCATTCTGTACGGCGGCAGCGTGTCCCCGGGCAATGCGCGCGAGCTGCTGGCGCAGGATGGCGTGGACGGGGCGCTGGTCGGCGGGGCCAGCCTGAAGGCGGACGACTTCATCGCCATCGCGCGGAGCGCGGTTTCGTAA
- a CDS encoding SelT/SelW/SelH family (seleno)protein: MSHGARVSIEYCSQUNYLPRAVRATEEILTEFASDVAEWTLIPSGGGVFEVMVNDQLVFSKRELKRHAKPGEIYPLVAEALAG; encoded by the coding sequence ATGTCGCATGGCGCCCGAGTCTCCATCGAATACTGCAGTCAATGAAACTATCTCCCCAGAGCCGTCCGTGCGACGGAGGAGATTCTGACCGAGTTCGCGAGCGACGTGGCCGAGTGGACGCTGATTCCTTCCGGCGGCGGCGTGTTTGAGGTGATGGTTAACGATCAGCTCGTCTTTTCCAAGCGCGAGTTAAAGCGGCACGCCAAGCCCGGCGAGATCTATCCGCTGGTCGCCGAGGCGCTGGCGGGGTAG
- the ftsY gene encoding signal recognition particle-docking protein FtsY, which produces MRLGRLRRAKSASVDAGAAPTRRRFGGGLRRWFDRGGLDDADWEELEELLIQADLGPELSLELVEGLQEAVQDAGIKDPEAARALLRERLTSELGSGERAFAAGEPPQVVLVVGVNGAGKTTSIAKLATLLKSHGYSVLLAAADTYRAGAIDQLRIWGERIEAPVVAHQPGSDPGAVVYDALDAAKARGVDYVIADTAGRQHTNLNLMNELAKVRRVAERQVPGAPHEVLLVLDALTGQNGLRQAQAFRDAVDVTGVIVSKLDSSAKGGVAFAVTRALGVPIKFIGTGERTEDFAVFEPEEFAAAVLAGDDDTERSA; this is translated from the coding sequence ATGCGGCTGGGACGGCTGCGGCGAGCCAAGAGCGCGTCGGTTGACGCCGGCGCGGCGCCCACGCGCCGGCGCTTTGGCGGCGGGCTGCGGCGCTGGTTCGACCGGGGCGGCCTGGACGACGCCGACTGGGAGGAGCTCGAAGAGCTGCTGATCCAAGCCGACCTCGGTCCCGAGCTGTCGCTGGAGCTCGTCGAAGGGCTGCAGGAGGCCGTGCAGGACGCGGGCATCAAGGACCCCGAAGCCGCCCGGGCACTGCTGCGCGAACGCCTGACCTCGGAGTTGGGCAGCGGCGAGCGAGCGTTCGCCGCCGGCGAACCGCCGCAGGTGGTGCTGGTGGTGGGCGTCAACGGCGCGGGCAAGACGACATCCATCGCCAAGCTGGCGACGCTGCTCAAAAGCCACGGCTATTCGGTGCTCCTGGCCGCGGCCGACACCTACCGCGCAGGGGCCATCGACCAACTCCGAATCTGGGGCGAGCGCATCGAGGCGCCGGTCGTCGCGCATCAGCCGGGCAGCGATCCCGGGGCGGTGGTCTACGACGCCCTGGATGCAGCCAAGGCGCGCGGTGTCGACTACGTCATCGCCGACACCGCGGGCCGCCAGCACACAAATCTCAACCTGATGAACGAGCTGGCCAAGGTGCGCCGCGTGGCCGAGCGGCAGGTGCCCGGCGCGCCGCACGAGGTGCTGCTGGTGCTGGACGCCTTGACCGGGCAAAACGGCCTGCGCCAAGCTCAGGCGTTTCGCGACGCGGTGGACGTGACCGGCGTGATCGTCTCCAAGCTCGACAGCTCGGCCAAGGGCGGCGTGGCATTCGCCGTCACGCGCGCGCTCGGCGTGCCGATCAAGTTCATCGGTACGGGTGAGCGGACAGAGGATTTCGCGGTGTTCGAGCCCGAGGAGTTCGCCGCCGCGGTGCTCGCCGGCGACGACGACACGGAGCGCAGTGCATGA